Part of the Paenibacillus sp. FSL R7-0273 genome is shown below.
GGTGTGCTGTCAGCTACAGAGGACAAGCGTGACCGGACGGTGCTTGATTTACTTAAGGCCGATTATGCCCTGTTCGAGCCTTTTCCCGTCGGCAGGCTGGACAAAGATACGGTAGGACTGCTGCTGCTCACCAATGACGGCAAGCTGGCCCATGAGCTGCTCTCTCCCCGCAAGCACGTGCCTAAGACCTATGAGGCTACGGTAGAGGGGGATGTGGATGCTGATGATGTGGAGGCTTTTGCCCGGGGGGTTGAGCTGGAGGACGGTTACGTGACTCTGCCTGCCCAATTGAGCATTCTTAGCAGAGAACGGGGAGCGAAGACGGTCTCATACATCTCGCTGACCATTACCGAAGGCAAGTTCCATCAGGTAAAAAGGATGTTTATCGCTGTCGGCAAAAAGGTGACGTTTCTGAAGCGGGTATCCATGGGCGGGCTGAAGCTGGATGAGAGCCTGCCGCTTGGAGCCAGCCGTGAGCTGACGGACGCAGAGCTTGCGCTGTTAACCGGCGGGGCGGAGGTTTCCGCAGATTGACGGCTGTGGCCGGCTGGACGATTTTATATATGCTTAATACAAATACGGTTCATTGTTGACCCGGCTTTGATAAGCTTGCTTGATACAGCCGGATAGAAATAGACAGACAAGGATGGTGGAGTATGAAATACAAGCTGATTGCGCTGGATGTTGACGGAACGCTGCTTAATGATGACCATAAGCTGAGTGCTGAAAATAAAGAGGCCATTGCCGAGGTTACACGCCGGGGAGGACAAATCGTGTTATGTACCGGCCGCAGCCCGCAGAACTCGATTCCTTTTATGGAGGAGCTGGGGCTGACGGGCTATGTTCTCGGCCACAACGGCGGTGCAACGGTATCGGTCAGTGACCGCAAGGTGCTCGATCAATACGGGATGGACGGCCGCGGGCTGGACCCTTACATCGAATACTGCCGGAAGCATGATATCCATTTTGATGTCAGTACGGCCTTCGAGATGTATGTGGACAACGTGGAGAACCTGACTAAGGAAGCCAACTATATGTATGAGCACTTCCGGATTATGCCGGCCTCCCTGCCGGCGTGGGAGGAATTCCGCGAGCCGATCGTCAAATTTACAGTGTTCACCAAGTCTGCGGTGCTGGATGAAGCAATGCGGGAATGGGGCACCTGGACCCAGCAGTACAATATGCTGCGCAGCGGCGAGTTTTTTGCCGATTTCATGCATCATGAAGCTTCCAAGGGTAACGCGCTTAAGAAGCTTGCTGCACAGCTTGGTATCCCGCAGGACGAAGTAATGGCTGTCGGCAACTATTACAATGATATCTCCATGCTGACCTACGCCGGGCTGGGTGTTGCCGTGGACAATTCCCCGCTTGAGGTTAAAGCAGCTGCGGATGTTATCACCGGTACCAACAACGAGCACGGCGTTCGGGACGCGCTTGTGAAGTATTGTCTTTAAGCTTCGGGCAATTATAATTTAAGGGTATTACAAGCATAAACTGGTGCCGGTCGGTACTGGTTTATGCTTTTTTTTGATGGTAACGGTCATCTGGCTGCGTTTGCAGGAATCGGCGGGGGTTATCGCCAAACGGGCTCAGGGAGCAAAATTAGATGATGTTTTTCCACCTAATACTCGGAAATGTAGGAAATCAGAAGAATTAGGTGACGAAAATCGAACTAAATTGTGGAGGCTTAGAAGAGGGAAGAGGGAAGAGGGAAGAGGGAAGCTGGAAGCTGGAAGCG
Proteins encoded:
- a CDS encoding pseudouridine synthase; translation: MNTSGNAGKKQRIDKVLSHMGIGSRSDIRKQAKLGLITVNGKVVKDSGFHVDPYEDVIAVAGEEVCYREFIYLMMNKPAGVLSATEDKRDRTVLDLLKADYALFEPFPVGRLDKDTVGLLLLTNDGKLAHELLSPRKHVPKTYEATVEGDVDADDVEAFARGVELEDGYVTLPAQLSILSRERGAKTVSYISLTITEGKFHQVKRMFIAVGKKVTFLKRVSMGGLKLDESLPLGASRELTDAELALLTGGAEVSAD
- a CDS encoding Cof-type HAD-IIB family hydrolase, coding for MKYKLIALDVDGTLLNDDHKLSAENKEAIAEVTRRGGQIVLCTGRSPQNSIPFMEELGLTGYVLGHNGGATVSVSDRKVLDQYGMDGRGLDPYIEYCRKHDIHFDVSTAFEMYVDNVENLTKEANYMYEHFRIMPASLPAWEEFREPIVKFTVFTKSAVLDEAMREWGTWTQQYNMLRSGEFFADFMHHEASKGNALKKLAAQLGIPQDEVMAVGNYYNDISMLTYAGLGVAVDNSPLEVKAAADVITGTNNEHGVRDALVKYCL